A single region of the Marmota flaviventris isolate mMarFla1 chromosome 10, mMarFla1.hap1, whole genome shotgun sequence genome encodes:
- the Nasp gene encoding nuclear autoantigenic sperm protein isoform X1 encodes MATESTATAAIAAELVSADKIEDAPAPSTSADKVKSLDVDSEAKRLLGLGQKHLVMGDIPAAVNAFQEAASLLGKKYGETANECGEAFFFYGKSLLELARMENGVLGNALEGVHVEEEEEKTEDESLVENNDNIDETEGSEEEDKENDKAEETPNESILENKSLQENEEEEIGNLELAWDMLDLAKIIFKRQETKEAQLYAAQAHLKLGEVSVESENYIQAVEEFQACLNLQEHYLEAHDRLLAETHYQLGLAYGYNSQYDEAVAQFNKSIEVIEKRMAVLNEQMKEAEGSSTEYEKEIEELKELLPEIREKIEDAKESQHSGNVAELALKATLVESSTSGFTCSGGGSSVSMIASRKPTDGASSSNCVTDISHLVRKKRKPEEESPRKDDAKKAKQEPEVNGGSGDAVPGGNEVSENMEEEEEAENRAESRAAVEGTLEAGATVESTAC; translated from the exons CCTGGATGTGGATAGTGAAGCTAAAAGACTATTGGGATTAGGACAGAAACATCTAGTGATGGGGGATATTCCAGCAGCTGTCAATGCATTCCAGGAAGCAGCTAGTCTTTT AGGTAAGAAGTATGGAGAAACTGCTAATGAATGTGGAGAAGCCTTCTTTTTCTATGGAAAATCACTATTGGAATTAGCAAG AATGGAGAATGGTGTGTTGGGAAATGCCTTGGAAGGTGTGCAtgtggaagaagaagaagaaaaaacagaagatGAGTCTCTGGTAGAAAATAACGATAACATAGATG AAACTGAAGGCTCAGAagaggaagataaagaaaatgacaagGCAGAAGAAACACCAAATGAATCAATTCTTGAAAATAAG TCTcttcaagaaaatgaagaagaggaGATTGGGAACCTAGAGCTTGCTTGGGATATGCTGGACTTAgcaaagatcatttttaaaag GCAAGAAACAAAAGAAGCCCAGCTTTATGCTGCACAGGCACATCTTAAACTTGGAGAAGTTAGTGTTGAATCTG AGAACTATATCCAAGCTGTGGAGGAGTTCCAGGCTTGCCTAAACCTGCAAGAGCATTATCTAGAAGCCCATGATCGTCTTCTTGCAGAAACTCACTACCAGCTTGGTTTGGCCTATGGATATAACTCTCAGTATGACGAGGCAGTGGCACAGTTCAACAAATCTATTGAAGTCATTGAGAAGAGAATGG CTGTACTAAATGAACAGATGAAGGAGGCTGAAGGATCATCTACTGAATatgagaaagaaattgaggagtTGAAGGAATTACTACCtgaaattagagagaaaatagaagatgcGAAAGAGTCCCAGCATAGTGGGAATGTAGCTGAATTGGCTCTGAAAGCTACTCTG GTGGAGAGTTCTACTTCAGGTTTCACTTGTAGTGGAGGAGGTTCTTCAGTTTCCATG ATTGCCAGTAGAAAACCAACAGATGGTGCTTCCTCATCAAATTGTGTAACTGATATTTCCCACCTTGTCAGAAAGAAG AGGAAACCAGAAGAAGAGAGCCCCCGGAAAGATGATGCAAAGAAAGCCAAACAGGAGCCAGAGGTGAATGGAGGCAGCGGGGATGCTGTCCCTGGTGGAAATGAAGTTTCCGAAaacatggaggaggaggaagag GCTGAGAATCGGGCAGAAAGCCGGGCAGCAGTGGAGGGGACATTGGAGGCTGGAGCTACAGTTGAAAGCACTGCATGTTGA
- the Nasp gene encoding nuclear autoantigenic sperm protein isoform X2, whose translation MATESTATAAIAAELVSADKIEDAPAPSTSADKVKSLDVDSEAKRLLGLGQKHLVMGDIPAAVNAFQEAASLLGKKYGETANECGEAFFFYGKSLLELARMENGVLGNALEGVHVEEEEEKTEDESLVENNDNIDEEAREELREQVYDAMGEKEAKKSECKSLAKPETGKEQENEMEKGGREDMDISEPAEKLQEKVDSTSNQLTETSEEAKGASAPEGPNEPEVTSEKPEQEASDAEEGKSVSGTEVEKEECREKGCQEKQGEVIVSIGEKPEEASEEQPIVTLEKQGTAVEVETESVEPTVKPVDVGGNEVKEPVATSENDPGKAVLEQLVEQEVHSAEESEVVTTEAEEVSAAEAGSEVSEKPGQEGTVFSKDVAFNGLSAAGDQTPVEPKTSAERLTETKDGSEVEEKVRAELIPSQEETKLPVEESEAAGDGVETKVAQRATEKTPEDKVKIAANEETEEREEQMKEGEETEGSEEEDKENDKAEETPNESILENKSLQENEEEEIGNLELAWDMLDLAKIIFKRQETKEAQLYAAQAHLKLGEVSVESENYIQAVEEFQACLNLQEHYLEAHDRLLAETHYQLGLAYGYNSQYDEAVAQFNKSIEVIEKRMAVLNEQMKEAEGSSTEYEKEIEELKELLPEIREKIEDAKESQHSGNVAELALKATLVESSTSGFTCSGGGSSVSMIASRKPTDGASSSNCVTDISHLVRKKRKPEEESPRKDDAKKAKQEPEVNGGSGDAVPGGNEVSENMEEEEEAENRAESRAAVEGTLEAGATVESTAC comes from the exons CCTGGATGTGGATAGTGAAGCTAAAAGACTATTGGGATTAGGACAGAAACATCTAGTGATGGGGGATATTCCAGCAGCTGTCAATGCATTCCAGGAAGCAGCTAGTCTTTT AGGTAAGAAGTATGGAGAAACTGCTAATGAATGTGGAGAAGCCTTCTTTTTCTATGGAAAATCACTATTGGAATTAGCAAG AATGGAGAATGGTGTGTTGGGAAATGCCTTGGAAGGTGTGCAtgtggaagaagaagaagaaaaaacagaagatGAGTCTCTGGTAGAAAATAACGATAACATAGATG AGGAAGCAAGGGAAGAGTTGAGAGAACAGGTTTATGACGCCATGGGAGAAAAAGAAGCCAAAAAATCAGAATGCAAGTCTTTGGCAAAGCCTGAAACTGGTAAAGAACAGGAGAATGAAATGGAGAAGGGTGGAAGAGAAGATATGGATATAAGTGAGCCTGCAGAGAAGTTACAAGAAAAAGTTGACTCGACTTCAAATCAGTTAACTGAAACTTCTGAAGAGGCAAAAGGAGCATCAGCACCAGAAGGACCGAATGAACCTGAGGTCACTTCTGAGAAGCCAGAACAGGAAGCATCAGATGCTGAGGAAGGAAAATCAGTTTCTGGAACTGAAGTTGAGAAAGAAGAGTGCAGAGAAAAAGGATGTCAGGAGAAGCAGGGAGAAGTAATTGTGAGTATAGGGGAGAAGCCAGAGGAAGCTTCAGAAGAGCAGCCTATAGTGACTCTAGAAAAGCAGGGCACTGCAGTGGAGGTAGAAACAGAATCTGTAGAGCCAACAGTCAAGCCAGTGGATGTGGGTGGGAATGAAGTAAAGGAACCAGTAGCTACCTCTGAAAATGACCCAGGAAAGGCTGTCCTTGAGCAACTGGTAGAGCAAGAAGTACATTCTGCTGAAGAGTCAGAGGTAGTGACAACAGAAGCTGAAGAGGTCTCAGCTGCAGAGGCTGGATCAGAGGTCTCTGAGAAGCCAGGGCAGGAAGGCACCGTTTTCTCTAAAGATGTTGCATTCAATGGACTGTCAGCTGCAGGAGATCAGACTCCTGTTGAACCAAAGACTTCTGCAGAAAGATTGACAGAAACAAAagatggctcagaggtagaggagAAGGTCAGGGCGGAGCTAATTCCTAGCCAGGAGGAGACTAAGCTGCCTGTAGAAGAGTCTGAGGCAGCTGGAGATGGGGTTGAGACCAAGGTAGCCCAGAGGGCCACAGAGAAAACACCTGAAGACAAAGTTAAGATAGCTGCTAATgaagagacagaagagagagaagaacagATGAAAGAGGGTGAAG AAACTGAAGGCTCAGAagaggaagataaagaaaatgacaagGCAGAAGAAACACCAAATGAATCAATTCTTGAAAATAAG TCTcttcaagaaaatgaagaagaggaGATTGGGAACCTAGAGCTTGCTTGGGATATGCTGGACTTAgcaaagatcatttttaaaag GCAAGAAACAAAAGAAGCCCAGCTTTATGCTGCACAGGCACATCTTAAACTTGGAGAAGTTAGTGTTGAATCTG AGAACTATATCCAAGCTGTGGAGGAGTTCCAGGCTTGCCTAAACCTGCAAGAGCATTATCTAGAAGCCCATGATCGTCTTCTTGCAGAAACTCACTACCAGCTTGGTTTGGCCTATGGATATAACTCTCAGTATGACGAGGCAGTGGCACAGTTCAACAAATCTATTGAAGTCATTGAGAAGAGAATGG CTGTACTAAATGAACAGATGAAGGAGGCTGAAGGATCATCTACTGAATatgagaaagaaattgaggagtTGAAGGAATTACTACCtgaaattagagagaaaatagaagatgcGAAAGAGTCCCAGCATAGTGGGAATGTAGCTGAATTGGCTCTGAAAGCTACTCTG GTGGAGAGTTCTACTTCAGGTTTCACTTGTAGTGGAGGAGGTTCTTCAGTTTCCATG ATTGCCAGTAGAAAACCAACAGATGGTGCTTCCTCATCAAATTGTGTAACTGATATTTCCCACCTTGTCAGAAAGAAG AGGAAACCAGAAGAAGAGAGCCCCCGGAAAGATGATGCAAAGAAAGCCAAACAGGAGCCAGAGGTGAATGGAGGCAGCGGGGATGCTGTCCCTGGTGGAAATGAAGTTTCCGAAaacatggaggaggaggaagag GCTGAGAATCGGGCAGAAAGCCGGGCAGCAGTGGAGGGGACATTGGAGGCTGGAGCTACAGTTGAAAGCACTGCATGTTGA